The Nomia melanderi isolate GNS246 chromosome 4, iyNomMela1, whole genome shotgun sequence genome segment TGGATAATTGCACTGTTTTCAAACACAGCCTCGATCCGTGCGGTTATACAGTTAATTTGTATGCAAAAGAGATAGAACGCGAGCTTCCTTAAATAAAAAACCCACTACATTTCACTGAGtttatttattacgttttattattttattgcagcGAAATCTATAAAAGATTAGAGGTAATAAATTACAcctttttccttttatattGCCGTCTTATTCTTGagatagataaatatttttctcgcgTTAGTCGATAAATATgtgtaaaacattattttttgaCAAATAAAGTAATCCAATGGTATTTTCCGACATTACAGAGTCAAGGAGGACCTGGCGGCACCACGAGCCAGAACGCTAGTACCCAACAGGGGCCTGGAGGACCAATGGTACCGGGACAAATGGGACCAAATGGGCCTCAAGGAGCATCTCATCTGATGCAGTCTGGTCCAAATCAACTGGGTTCCAGTGGGCCTGGACAAATGAGTGCAAGCGGTCCTGGTCAAATGGGTCCAGGGGGTCCAGGTCAAATGGGTCCAGGAGGTCCCGGTCAAATGGGACCAGGAGGTCCGGGGCAAATGGGACCAGGAGGTCCCGGGCCAATTGGGCCAAGTCACATGTCACAGGGAAGCGGAGGGCCACCCCCTCACATGAGTCAGGGACCAGGGCAAATGGGTCCAGGTGGTGGGCCTGTATCAGGTCCACAGATGGGTCCTGGAGGACCTCCTAATACACAAATGGTTCCAGGAGGACCAGGGCATATGAGTGGCCCTCCAGGACCAGGCCATATAAATGCAAGTGGACCTCCTGGTCCAGGACACATGAGTTCAAGCGGTCCACCTGGGTCTGGTCACATGAATACGAATGGACCCCCAGGATCAGGACACGTGAATACGAGCGGTCCGCCAGGATCTGGGCATATGACGTCTAGTGGGCCTCCAGGTTCGAGTCATATGAATACTAGTGGTCCTCCTGGTCCAGGAAGTCATTTGAATAGTGGGCCCCCACTCCCAAGTCACATGAACGCAAGTGGCCCACCTGGATCTGGACATATGAGCGCCAGTGGCCCAGgaagtcacatggggcccggaGGTCCGGGACAAATGCCACCTAGTGGACCTAATGCTCATAATATGCCACCAGGGGGTCCTAATCAGAtgggtcctggtggtcctaatCAGATGGTACCTAGCAGTCAATCTCCAATGGGTCCTACATCAATGGGACCTGTTGGTCCCGGAGGACAAATGGGACATAATGGACCTTCTCAGATGGGCCCAAATGGGCCAGGGCAAATGAATATGGGAGGTTCATCCTCGCAGATGGGAATGGGGCCTGGAGGACCGGGAAGTCAGATGGGACCTGGTGGGTTAGGCGGTCAGATAGGACCGGGAAATGGACCTGGAGGACAATTAGGACCAAATGGTCTTGGACAAATGGGACCAGGAAGTGGTCCTGGAGGACAGATAGCTCCTGGGAATGGTCCTGGTGGACCAATGGGTCCGGGTAGTGGGCCTGGTGGACAAATAGGTTCGAACAGTGGTCCAGCGGGTCAAATGGGTGTAGGAAACGGCCCTGGTGGACAAATAGGATCAGGAGGAAGCAGTGGAAGTCAAATGGGACCAGGCACTCCTGGAAATCAAATGCCACCAGGAAGTGGACCTGGTGGGCAGATGGGGCCTGGAAGTGGTCCTGGTGGACAAATGGGCCCGGGAAGTGGTCCTAGTGGGCAAATGGGACCAGGAAATATACCTGGAGGACAAATGGGACCTGGAAGTGGACCCAGTGGACAAATGGGACCTGGTGGTCAGATGGGGCCTAGTGGTCCTGGAGGACAAATGGTTCCAAGTGGACCAGGAGGTCAAatgacacctggtggtcctgggAATCAAATGGGGCCTGGTGGACCTGGAAATCAGATAGGACCGAATGGACCAAATAATCAAATGGGACATGGTGGCTCAAATAGTCAAATGGGTCCAAATGGACTGAATAATCAACCGTCTTCTGGTCAGATGGGACCTGGTTCACAAAATCAACCAATGGGACCTGGAGGTTCTACGCCAATGGGACCTGGTACACCTGTAAATCAAATGAGCCAAACTGGCCCTGGACAAGTTGGTCCTTCTGGGCCTAGTGGTCCTCCTGGACCTGGACAAGTTGGTCCTCCTGGGCCTGGTGGCCCTCCAGGACCTGGACAGCAAGAAAATCTAAATGCTTTGCAAAAAGCTATTGATTCTATGGAAGAAAGGGGACTTCAAGAAGATCCACGTTATTCTCAGTTGCTTGCATTAAAGGCCCGTCAAGGTAGCATGGGTGAAAAACAAACCTTCAGTTCTCAACAGCTGCAACAGTTGCGGTATGttacgtaaaaataaataaatgtatgtataaattatttcagGATGTTGATATTTAATAGCCTATTCTTTCCAGGGTACAAATAATGGCATATAGGTTATTAGCAAGGAATCAACCACTAACACCACAATTAACGCTCGCTCTGCAAAGTAAGTGAacgtttgaatatattatattttttgtgtcATAGGTGACTACTCTATCTTTTGTATCGCTTCTTATAGTACCAATACATGTTGCTTGCTGattcatacatttatattatttgctgattttaatttatttttcattaatataaacaataGATGCTTCTATCTGTGGTAGAAAGTTGGGCATTATTAAACACAAAATGGTATTCTGTTATAGCTAGTACGTGCATAGCCTCTTCATTTCTAGTCAGCTGTAATATCTACGTAATTGTTAGATGTGCATAttcgaattttcattatttcatcttGTAAAACTACAAAAGTAGAGTAGGATGATCCACGCTGGGGGTTTGATGTAAGGTTAATGTAAATAGGTGGAGCACCTCCTCCCCCAGGTATGGTACAACGTCCTCCGATAGATCCATCTCAAGGAACTGCTACTAATACAGGACCACAAATCCCTGGACCCAACGTAATCGGTCCTGCGGTACCTCCAAGACCGGGTTGCCAAACACCGCAGCAACAACAACCTCCTCAAACTGGTGCTAAGACTAACAGGGTGACGAGTGTGGCGAAACCAGCTGGTTTAGATCCATTACTAATATTGCAAGAACGCGAAAACAGGTACCGGCaagatttattgaactatctttAACTTTGAAAACGCTAATCACATTTAGCACATTAAATTGTTGTCAGGATATTTGAaagttgataaaaatattaattattataaattataagatttaacgatttaattgcatattatattttctacagAGTGGCAGCACGTATAGCACTACGTATGGAACAACTAAGCAATTTACCTACCAATATGCCAGAAGACCTTCGCATCCAGGCACAGATAGAACTTCGAATGCTTAGAGTATTGAATTTCCAAAGGCAGTTACGATCTGAAgtaaatatatcatatattgtatttatcacggtcttttatgcaaattctaatcataattttttttagattttagCCTGTACGAGGAAGGATACTACCTTGGAAACTGCAGTAAATGTAAAGGCTTACAAACGTACAAAGAAACAAAGCCTTCGAGAAGCTAGGGCCACGGAGAAACTGGAAAAACAACAGAAGTTGGAAGCAGAACGTAAACGCAGACAGAAACAtcaagtaattatatttaatattctttatttcttctttcgttGTATTAATTTGATACACATATGCTATAAATAAatcatctttttttttaaaggaattcCTTAGCTCTGTGCTTCAACATGGCAAAGATTTCAAAGAGTTCCATCGGAACAACGTGGCCAAGTTGGCTAGGctgaacaaagctgttttgaaTTATCATGCGAACGCAGAACGAGAACAGAAGAAAGAACAAGAACGTATCGAAAAGGAACGTATGAGACGTCTTATGGCGGAGGATGAAGAAGGATACAGAAAATTGATCGATCAGAAGAAAGACAAACGATTGGCCTTCCTCTTGTCTCAAACTGATGAGTACATCAGCAATTTGACTGAAATGGTCAAGCAACATAAAATCGAACAAAAAAGAAAGCAGGTTGAAGAACAAAAGCGTAAGAAAGTAAGTGCACTGTCTttggatatttataatttatggacattattttacaaacatattagattttatttaatagttcCCTATTCATTTGTcgaatttattttccatttcattgcttatttataaatatattcataattttattttcatcaatttatcattatttttctgtactttatatattaatatcattacacagaaaaagaagaaattgcaaGATGGAGAAGGTGGTGAAGATGGCGCCAATAGCGAGGATACTCACGTTGGAGTGATAGAAACGGCTACAGGTCGCACATTAGTAGGAGAAGAAGCTCCATTGATGAGCCACCTACAAGCATTTTTAGAATCTCATCCAGGTTGGGAACCGATGGAATCTGAAAGCGaggatgacgatgatgatgatgatgacgaaaACGGAGATGGTGAAGATAAGTCCGAGCACAAAGAGAAAGCTCCTGGTGATTCGGAAGAGGATAAAGTTAAAAAGACAATACATAAAGCTAAAGTGGAGGACGACGAATATAAAACTGAGGAACAGACTTACTACAGTATTGCTCACACTGTTCACGAAGTGGTAACTGAACAAGCGTCTATTATGGTGAACGGAAAATTGAAGGAATATCAGATAAAGGGGTTGGAGTGGTTGGtttcattattcaataataatctTAATGGTATACTTGCCGACGAGATGGGTCTTGGTAAAACTATTCAGACGATAGCTTTAGTAACTTATTTgatggaaaagaagaaagtcAATGGACCGTTCCTTATAATTGTACCGTTATCCACTCTATCGAATTGGGTTTTAGAGTTTGAGAAATGGGCTCCTAGCGTTGTGGTGGTGTCGTACAAAGGCTCACCAGCTGGCAGAAGAGCTATTCAATCTCAGATGAGAGCTACTAAATTCAACGTTTTGCTAACTACGTACGAATACGTAATCAAGGATAAAGGAGTTTTGGCAAAATTGCAGTGGAAATACATGATCATTGATGAAGGTCACAGAATGAAGAACCATCACTGCAAATTG includes the following:
- the brm gene encoding ATP-dependent helicase brm isoform X2 codes for the protein MSCSLDIVSEALERTTDRSSTRSANRDSLITITDDREPRKRHRWLNLNIRCTSLSNTLQHAMNYFSEREFEVRAFSCRSFLFEAAFVFRSSLISDRFKFNVQCESCLCDLCTRAEQNSQGGPGGTTSQNASTQQGPGGPMVPGQMGPNGPQGASHLMQSGPNQLGSSGPGQMSASGPGQMGPGGPGQMGPGGPGQMGPGGPGQMGPGGPGPIGPSHMSQGSGGPPPHMSQGPGQMGPGGGPVSGPQMGPGGPPNTQMVPGGPGHMSGPPGPGHINASGPPGPGHMSSSGPPGSGHMNTNGPPGSGHVNTSGPPGSGHMTSSGPPGSSHMNTSGPPGPGSHLNSGPPLPSHMNASGPPGSGHMSASGPGSHMGPGGPGQMPPSGPNAHNMPPGGPNQMGPGGPNQMVPSSQSPMGPTSMGPVGPGGQMGHNGPSQMGPNGPGQMNMGGSSSQMGMGPGGPGSQMGPGGLGGQIGPGNGPGGQLGPNGLGQMGPGSGPGGQIAPGNGPGGPMGPGSGPGGQIGSNSGPAGQMGVGNGPGGQIGSGGSSGSQMGPGTPGNQMPPGSGPGGQMGPGSGPGGQMGPGSGPSGQMGPGNIPGGQMGPGSGPSGQMGPGGQMGPSGPGGQMVPSGPGGQMTPGGPGNQMGPGGPGNQIGPNGPNNQMGHGGSNSQMGPNGLNNQPSSGQMGPGSQNQPMGPGGSTPMGPGTPVNQMSQTGPGQVGPSGPSGPPGPGQVGPPGPGGPPGPGQQENLNALQKAIDSMEERGLQEDPRYSQLLALKARQGSMGEKQTFSSQQLQQLRVQIMAYRLLARNQPLTPQLTLALQSMVQRPPIDPSQGTATNTGPQIPGPNVIGPAVPPRPGCQTPQQQQPPQTGAKTNRVTSVAKPAGLDPLLILQERENRVAARIALRMEQLSNLPTNMPEDLRIQAQIELRMLRVLNFQRQLRSEILACTRKDTTLETAVNVKAYKRTKKQSLREARATEKLEKQQKLEAERKRRQKHQEFLSSVLQHGKDFKEFHRNNVAKLARLNKAVLNYHANAEREQKKEQERIEKERMRRLMAEDEEGYRKLIDQKKDKRLAFLLSQTDEYISNLTEMVKQHKIEQKRKQVEEQKRKKKKKKLQDGEGGEDGANSEDTHVGVIETATGRTLVGEEAPLMSHLQAFLESHPGWEPMESESEDDDDDDDDENGDGEDKSEHKEKAPGDSEEDKVKKTIHKAKVEDDEYKTEEQTYYSIAHTVHEVVTEQASIMVNGKLKEYQIKGLEWLVSLFNNNLNGILADEMGLGKTIQTIALVTYLMEKKKVNGPFLIIVPLSTLSNWVLEFEKWAPSVVVVSYKGSPAGRRAIQSQMRATKFNVLLTTYEYVIKDKGVLAKLQWKYMIIDEGHRMKNHHCKLTQVLNTHYLAPHRLLLTGTPLQNKLPELWALLNFLLPSIFKSCSTFEQWFNAPFATTGEKVELNEEETILIIRRLHKVLRPFLLRRLKKEVESQLPDKVEYIIKCDMSGLQKVLYKHMQSKGVLLTDGSEKGKQGKGGAKALMNTIVQLRKLCNHPFMFQAIEEKYCEHVGTQGSGVITGPDLYRASGKFELLDRILPKLKATNHRVLLFCQMTQLMTIMEDYLNWRGFMYLRLDGTTKAEDRGDLLKKFNDPGSEYFLFLLSTRAGGLGLNLQAADTVIIFDSDWNPHQDLQAQDRAHRIGQKNEVRVLRLMTVNSVEERILAAARYKLNMDEKVIQAGMFDQKSTGSERQQFLQSILHQDDAEDEEENEVPDDETVNQMIARTEGEFEIFQKLDLERRREEAKLGPNRKSRLLEEAELPDWLVKDDDEVERWTYEEDEPGFLGRGSRQRKEVDYTDSLTEKEWLKAIDDDGADYEEEEEDDKKKKKTRKRKKKGEEDDEPIPKKRRGAGSSIDPKIKRAMKKLIMVVVNYTDSTDGRLLSEPFMKLPSRRELPDYYEVIKKPLTINKLLQKIEEGKYTDFDDLEKDFMQLCKNAQIYNEEASLIHEDSIVLQSVFTNARQRIEEEGNNSDLDDKGDGEEGSDADSSVRMKIKLKGRKGEGRGGRRKRVTKKYISDDDDDADDN
- the brm gene encoding ATP-dependent helicase brm isoform X1; amino-acid sequence: MSCSLDIVSEALERTTDRSSTRSANRDSLITITDDREPRKRHRWLNLNIRCTSLSNTLQHAMNYFSEREFEVRAFSCRSFLFEAAFVFRSSLISDRFKFNVQCESCLCDLCTRAEQNSQGGPGGTTSQNASTQQGPGGPMVPGQMGPNGPQGASHLMQSGPNQLGSSGPGQMSASGPGQMGPGGPGQMGPGGPGQMGPGGPGQMGPGGPGPIGPSHMSQGSGGPPPHMSQGPGQMGPGGGPVSGPQMGPGGPPNTQMVPGGPGHMSGPPGPGHINASGPPGPGHMSSSGPPGSGHMNTNGPPGSGHVNTSGPPGSGHMTSSGPPGSSHMNTSGPPGPGSHLNSGPPLPSHMNASGPPGSGHMSASGPGSHMGPGGPGQMPPSGPNAHNMPPGGPNQMGPGGPNQMVPSSQSPMGPTSMGPVGPGGQMGHNGPSQMGPNGPGQMNMGGSSSQMGMGPGGPGSQMGPGGLGGQIGPGNGPGGQLGPNGLGQMGPGSGPGGQIAPGNGPGGPMGPGSGPGGQIGSNSGPAGQMGVGNGPGGQIGSGGSSGSQMGPGTPGNQMPPGSGPGGQMGPGSGPGGQMGPGSGPSGQMGPGNIPGGQMGPGSGPSGQMGPGGQMGPSGPGGQMVPSGPGGQMTPGGPGNQMGPGGPGNQIGPNGPNNQMGHGGSNSQMGPNGLNNQPSSGQMGPGSQNQPMGPGGSTPMGPGTPVNQMSQTGPGQVGPSGPSGPPGPGQVGPPGPGGPPGPGQQENLNALQKAIDSMEERGLQEDPRYSQLLALKARQGSMGEKQTFSSQQLQQLRVQIMAYRLLARNQPLTPQLTLALQSGAPPPPGMVQRPPIDPSQGTATNTGPQIPGPNVIGPAVPPRPGCQTPQQQQPPQTGAKTNRVTSVAKPAGLDPLLILQERENRVAARIALRMEQLSNLPTNMPEDLRIQAQIELRMLRVLNFQRQLRSEILACTRKDTTLETAVNVKAYKRTKKQSLREARATEKLEKQQKLEAERKRRQKHQEFLSSVLQHGKDFKEFHRNNVAKLARLNKAVLNYHANAEREQKKEQERIEKERMRRLMAEDEEGYRKLIDQKKDKRLAFLLSQTDEYISNLTEMVKQHKIEQKRKQVEEQKRKKKKKKLQDGEGGEDGANSEDTHVGVIETATGRTLVGEEAPLMSHLQAFLESHPGWEPMESESEDDDDDDDDENGDGEDKSEHKEKAPGDSEEDKVKKTIHKAKVEDDEYKTEEQTYYSIAHTVHEVVTEQASIMVNGKLKEYQIKGLEWLVSLFNNNLNGILADEMGLGKTIQTIALVTYLMEKKKVNGPFLIIVPLSTLSNWVLEFEKWAPSVVVVSYKGSPAGRRAIQSQMRATKFNVLLTTYEYVIKDKGVLAKLQWKYMIIDEGHRMKNHHCKLTQVLNTHYLAPHRLLLTGTPLQNKLPELWALLNFLLPSIFKSCSTFEQWFNAPFATTGEKVELNEEETILIIRRLHKVLRPFLLRRLKKEVESQLPDKVEYIIKCDMSGLQKVLYKHMQSKGVLLTDGSEKGKQGKGGAKALMNTIVQLRKLCNHPFMFQAIEEKYCEHVGTQGSGVITGPDLYRASGKFELLDRILPKLKATNHRVLLFCQMTQLMTIMEDYLNWRGFMYLRLDGTTKAEDRGDLLKKFNDPGSEYFLFLLSTRAGGLGLNLQAADTVIIFDSDWNPHQDLQAQDRAHRIGQKNEVRVLRLMTVNSVEERILAAARYKLNMDEKVIQAGMFDQKSTGSERQQFLQSILHQDDAEDEEENEVPDDETVNQMIARTEGEFEIFQKLDLERRREEAKLGPNRKSRLLEEAELPDWLVKDDDEVERWTYEEDEPGFLGRGSRQRKEVDYTDSLTEKEWLKAIDDDGADYEEEEEDDKKKKKTRKRKKKGEEDDEPIPKKRRGAGSSIDPKIKRAMKKLIMVVVNYTDSTDGRLLSEPFMKLPSRRELPDYYEVIKKPLTINKLLQKIEEGKYTDFDDLEKDFMQLCKNAQIYNEEASLIHEDSIVLQSVFTNARQRIEEEGNNSDLDDKGDGEEGSDADSSVRMKIKLKGRKGEGRGGRRKRVTKKYISDDDDDADDN